The Blastococcus sp. HT6-4 genome window below encodes:
- a CDS encoding multidrug effflux MFS transporter, with translation MTATQDAGTPDAAVPATPATAPIPRPGAARTALTLGAFVAIGPLTIDMYLPALPAIGRDLMTTSATVQLTLTGTLIGLALGQLVIGPLSDAFGRRRPLLAGTALHVLASLLVLVAPNIAVLGGLRLLQGIGAASGAVIALAVVRDLYDGRAAATMLSRLFLVLGAAPVLAPTIGGEILRFTTWRGVFAFLAGYGVLMLVVGWATMRETLPPERRRSSGVRGTLRVYRGLLRDRTYVGLILVAGLTMAGLFSYVSGSTYVYQRQFGLDEQQFGLLFGAGAFWLIAATQLNPLLLRRWSPQQLLVAGTVAGALAGAALVVLAGTRTGGLPAVTGALWAVLFACGLALPNAPALALSRHGEAAGSAAALLGAVQFGVGALVSPVVGLLGNDAVAIGLVVVTALVLAIAVLAVVVRPWQLPVPEEAAAA, from the coding sequence ATGACCGCCACCCAGGACGCCGGCACCCCGGACGCTGCCGTGCCGGCGACGCCGGCAACCGCCCCGATCCCGCGGCCCGGCGCCGCGCGCACCGCGCTGACCCTCGGCGCCTTCGTCGCCATCGGCCCGCTGACCATCGACATGTACCTGCCGGCGCTGCCCGCCATCGGCCGGGACCTGATGACCACCTCGGCCACCGTGCAGCTGACCCTCACCGGCACCCTGATCGGCCTGGCGCTCGGCCAGCTGGTGATCGGCCCGCTGTCGGACGCGTTCGGCCGCCGGCGGCCGCTGCTGGCCGGCACCGCGCTGCACGTCCTGGCCTCCCTGCTCGTGCTGGTCGCCCCGAACATCGCCGTCCTCGGCGGGTTGCGCCTGCTGCAGGGCATCGGCGCCGCCTCGGGCGCGGTGATCGCCCTCGCGGTGGTGCGCGACCTGTACGACGGCCGGGCCGCGGCGACGATGCTCTCCCGGCTGTTCCTCGTGCTCGGCGCGGCTCCCGTGCTCGCCCCCACGATCGGTGGCGAGATCCTCCGGTTCACCACCTGGCGCGGTGTCTTCGCCTTCCTCGCCGGCTACGGGGTGCTCATGCTCGTGGTCGGCTGGGCGACCATGCGCGAGACGCTGCCGCCCGAGCGGCGGCGCAGCAGCGGCGTGCGCGGCACCCTGCGGGTCTACCGCGGCCTGCTGCGCGACCGCACCTACGTCGGGCTGATCCTGGTGGCCGGGCTGACGATGGCCGGGCTGTTCAGCTACGTGTCCGGGTCCACCTACGTCTACCAGCGCCAGTTCGGCCTGGACGAGCAGCAGTTCGGGCTGCTGTTCGGCGCGGGCGCGTTCTGGCTGATCGCCGCCACCCAGCTCAACCCGCTGCTGCTGCGCCGGTGGTCCCCGCAGCAGCTGCTGGTCGCGGGCACCGTGGCCGGCGCGCTCGCCGGGGCCGCGCTGGTCGTGCTGGCGGGGACGCGCACCGGGGGGCTCCCCGCGGTCACCGGCGCCCTGTGGGCGGTGCTGTTCGCCTGCGGGCTGGCCCTGCCCAACGCGCCCGCGCTGGCGCTCTCCCGGCACGGCGAGGCCGCCGGGAGCGCGGCCGCCTTGCTCGGCGCGGTCCAGTTCGGCGTCGGGGCGCTCGTCTCGCCCGTGGTGGGGCTGCTCGGCAACGACGCGGTGGCGATCGGCCTGGTCGTCGTCACGGCGCTGGTCCTGGCGATCGCCGTCCTGGCCGTCGTCGTCCGGCCCTGGCAGCTGCCGGTCCCGGAGGAGGCGGCCGCCGCCTGA